A single genomic interval of Rhodopseudomonas palustris harbors:
- a CDS encoding PepSY-associated TM helix domain-containing protein yields MTRRVVRAWVWLHRWSSLICTLFALLLCLTGLPLIFKDELGPDLKLAATTAPPGSASVDSMIARVLAARPGEVVPYLFYDREHPILKVPTAASMTADPASFHYQVFDTRTGLQIEIPQPNEGFLYVMTRLHLDLFGGVPGTLFLGFMGLLLVVAIVSGVVLYGPFTRRLAFGVVRTDGSRWRTWLDLHNLLGIVTLAWFGVVSFTGVINTLAAPIELAWQANQLVEMAAQAKPAEIEGQRASTDAVLRDVRAAVPGMNVMTVAFPGTPFATPSHVAIFLTGNTPITSRILKPALADASTGQVVSVRDMPWYATALFMSQPLHFGDYGGLPLKIIWALLDIATIVVLISGLYLWWAKRPQRGADAEAGSPAS; encoded by the coding sequence ATGACGCGGCGCGTCGTTCGAGCCTGGGTGTGGCTGCATCGCTGGAGCAGCCTGATCTGCACGCTGTTCGCACTGCTGCTTTGCCTCACCGGCCTGCCGCTGATTTTCAAGGACGAGCTTGGTCCCGACCTGAAGCTGGCAGCGACGACCGCGCCGCCGGGCAGTGCATCGGTGGACTCGATGATCGCGCGCGTTCTCGCGGCGCGGCCGGGTGAGGTGGTGCCGTATCTGTTCTACGATCGGGAGCATCCGATCCTGAAGGTGCCGACCGCAGCCTCGATGACGGCCGACCCGGCCTCGTTTCACTATCAGGTGTTCGACACCCGCACCGGGCTGCAGATCGAGATCCCGCAGCCGAACGAGGGCTTCCTCTATGTGATGACGCGGCTGCATCTCGACCTTTTCGGGGGCGTGCCGGGGACGCTGTTTCTTGGCTTCATGGGACTTCTTCTGGTCGTCGCGATCGTGTCGGGCGTGGTGCTGTACGGTCCGTTCACGCGGCGGCTTGCGTTCGGCGTGGTGCGGACCGACGGCAGCCGCTGGCGCACTTGGCTCGACCTGCACAATCTACTCGGCATCGTGACGCTGGCTTGGTTTGGTGTCGTCAGCTTCACCGGTGTCATCAATACGCTGGCAGCGCCGATCGAACTCGCCTGGCAGGCCAATCAACTGGTCGAGATGGCAGCGCAGGCGAAGCCGGCTGAGATCGAGGGACAGCGTGCTTCGACCGACGCTGTCCTGCGTGACGTTCGCGCCGCGGTGCCGGGGATGAACGTGATGACGGTGGCATTTCCCGGCACCCCGTTCGCGACCCCGTCGCACGTCGCGATCTTTCTCACCGGCAATACGCCGATCACCAGTCGCATCCTCAAACCGGCGCTCGCCGATGCGTCGACCGGGCAGGTGGTCTCGGTGCGCGACATGCCGTGGTACGCGACCGCGCTGTTCATGTCGCAGCCGCTGCATTTCGGTGACTATGGCGGGCTGCCGCTGAAGATCATCTGGGCGCTGCTCGACATCGCGACGATCGTCGTTTTGATCAGCGGCCTGTATCTGTGGTGGGCGAAGCGCCCGCAGCGCGGCGCCGATGCGGAAGCCGGGAGCCCCGCGTCATGA
- a CDS encoding patatin-like phospholipase family protein encodes MLENLIGRGQAHPPAADKVGLDTIRRPVIGLALGGGAARGFAHIGILRTLLAHGITPDVVVGTSIGAVVGGAYVSGHLDTLEEWARRLQPRNIFGYLDIRLNGSGLIGGSKLAAQLDATLGQILIQDLTQKFASVATEVATGHEIWLTHGRIVDAVRASYALPGIFSPVLIGDRWLVDGALVNPVPVSAARALGAEIVIAANVSSDVFGHGTTIFSHGSAAAAAMEPEAEEPPAQKRGFTRFFSPERFVKQELFGSPERPGISKVMTDAFNIMQDRITRARLAGDPPDLLISPRVGRIGWFDFHRADEIIAHGARAAERAIDSIREAIEEVAPQPKATVPVET; translated from the coding sequence GTGCTGGAGAATCTGATCGGACGCGGGCAAGCGCACCCGCCGGCAGCGGACAAGGTCGGCCTCGACACCATTCGCCGGCCGGTGATCGGCTTGGCGCTCGGCGGCGGCGCGGCGCGCGGCTTTGCGCATATCGGTATCCTGCGCACCCTGCTGGCGCACGGCATTACGCCCGACGTGGTGGTCGGCACCTCGATCGGCGCCGTGGTCGGCGGAGCCTATGTGTCCGGTCATCTCGACACCCTGGAAGAATGGGCGCGGCGACTGCAGCCCCGCAACATCTTCGGCTATCTGGATATTCGGCTCAATGGTTCCGGCCTGATCGGCGGCAGCAAACTCGCCGCGCAGCTCGACGCCACGCTGGGCCAAATCCTGATCCAGGATCTCACCCAAAAATTCGCCAGCGTCGCCACCGAGGTGGCGACCGGCCACGAGATCTGGCTGACCCATGGACGGATCGTCGACGCGGTCCGCGCCTCCTACGCCCTGCCCGGCATCTTCTCGCCGGTGCTGATCGGCGACCGCTGGCTGGTCGACGGCGCGCTGGTCAATCCGGTGCCGGTGTCGGCCGCGCGGGCGCTCGGCGCCGAGATCGTGATCGCCGCCAACGTCTCCAGCGACGTGTTCGGCCACGGCACCACGATCTTCTCGCATGGCAGCGCCGCTGCGGCGGCAATGGAACCCGAAGCCGAGGAACCGCCGGCGCAGAAGCGCGGCTTCACGCGGTTCTTCTCGCCTGAGAGATTCGTCAAACAGGAGCTGTTCGGCAGCCCGGAACGCCCCGGCATCTCCAAGGTGATGACCGACGCCTTCAACATCATGCAGGACCGCATCACCCGGGCGCGGCTCGCCGGCGATCCCCCCGACCTGCTGATTTCGCCGCGGGTCGGCCGGATCGGCTGGTTCGACTTCCACCGCGCCGACGAGATCATCGCCCACGGCGCCCGCGCCGCGGAGCGCGCGATCGACTCGATCCGCGAAGCGATCGAAGAAGTCGCGCCGCAGCCCAAGGCGACGGTTCCGGTCGAGACCTGA